A single region of the Brachypodium distachyon strain Bd21 chromosome 3, Brachypodium_distachyon_v3.0, whole genome shotgun sequence genome encodes:
- the LOC104583555 gene encoding uncharacterized protein LOC104583555 has translation MPYVTATVAKSKRKWARLPFANSSMHMQQGEPQTRSIAWTPIMKHSILIDPDGYSLPSISVPVEIRNQFMERRMQDQLDGSFEEEAAAMANSPTLWSMLHRIAHGCAGYLAAGALPKPANASPTADEEFRVVQVQSRSMTVKRNLRLEQGIGGRGGKKG, from the exons ATGCCGTATGTGACTGCGACAGTGGCTAAATCCAAAAGAAAATGGGCACGTTTACCTTTCGCCAACAGCTCCATGCACATGCAGCAGGGAGAGCCCCAAACACGCTCGATCGCTTGGACTCCAATCATGAAGCACTCGATATTAATAGACCCGGATGGATACTCCTTGCCATCAATCTCAGTACCCGTAGAAATTAGGAACCAATTCATGGAGCGCAGGATGCAGGATCAGCTGGACGGGAGCTTTGAGGAAGAAGCCGCAGCCATGGCGAACTCCCCGACTTTGTGGTCGATGCTGCACCGCATAGCCCACGGCTGCGCCGGCTACCTGGCCGCCGGGGCTCTCCCGAAACCAGCCAACGCTTCCCCGACCGCT GATGAGGAATTCAGGGTCGTCCAGGTGCAGTCGAGATCGATGACGGTCAAGAGGAATCTCCGCTTAGAACAGGGTATCGGCGGGCGTGGGGGAAAAAAAGGTTGA
- the LOC104584033 gene encoding uncharacterized protein At3g28850: MAIAEEEEFPPRESPTGGKVVIYFTSIRGVRRTFEDSRAVRAILRAYRVRVDERDVSMHAAFKDELRHLLLLHGHGQAASGKEALPRVFVVFSDGDGDGERWGDMGGADEVRALHEAGELGCALAGCDTLPAAAACAGCGDMRFLPCSTCWGCCRVFDGGEFLRCPDCNENGLVRCPLCCY; encoded by the coding sequence atggccattgcggaagaagaagaattccCGCCGCGCGAATCCCCAACGGGGGGGAAAGTGGTGATCTACTTCACGAGCATCCGCGGCGTGCGGCGGACATTCGAGGACAGCAGAGCCGTGCGCGCAATCCTCCGAGCATACCGCGTGCGCGTCGACGAGCGCGACGTCTCAATGCACGCCGCCTTCAAGGACGAGCTCcgccacctgctgctgctccacgGCCATGGCCAGGCCGCTTCCGGTAAGGAAGCGCTGCCGCGTGTCTTCGTCGTCTtcagcgacggcgacggcgacggcgagcggtGGGGCGACATgggcggcgcggacgaggtgCGCGCGCTGCACGAGGCCGGGGAGCTCGGCTGCGCGCTGGCCGGCTGCGACACgctcccggcggcggccgcgtgcGCCGGGTGCGGCGACATGAGGTTCCTGCCCTGCAGCACTTGCTGGGGTTGCTGCCGGGTGTTCGACGGCGGCGAGTTCCTCCGCTGCCCGGACTGCAACGAGAACGGGCTCGTCAGGTGCCCACTCTGCTGCTACTGA
- the LOC100839312 gene encoding DNA-directed RNA polymerases IV and V subunit 2 has translation MEEPQANDLQSPNGSDIELDVVDFIALDYDGDAKCHIKQDAKGEQQPLADADGGLSPMNVDLKGIPSLEDEREVMSSSDPCVQAPIDFNVATLEKFCKEAARSFFSETGLVSHQINSYNDFISHGLQELIDSVGEITVEPDYDPSKKAEAGAWRHATIKFGRVKFEEPVFWVEDTELDEHTLKLKPKHARLQNMTYSSKMFVEMTVQVYSLMQSDKSKIGKNPYIQKRDILNETKWVSIGRLPVMVKSNLCWLHKLQKTDCQFDYGGYFLIKGMEKAFVAEEQRCLSRIWIKDHPSWDASYMSQNKRERIYVKLVQSEESHGLRKLVRLFFLGATMPIWIMFFALGVSSDKEAFDMIDIQDCDASLVNIISATIKESDEQCEGFRRGGRARQYVDEFIKKTKFPPEQSFDGYVGRYMFPGDVSDNRSKAFFLGYMVKCLLMAYSGHRKCDDRANFRNKRLDLACQLLRRELWVHLRHAQRRMVKIMQRHLSGDGDLQVLDHYVDTSIVTNGLNRAFSTGSWCHPYKYERCSGIVGNLRRTNPLQMMSDLRKTRQLSAYFGNAGDARYPNPSYWGKLCFLSTPDGEKCGFVKNLAVTAVVSSVMRKPLMDLFVSCGMKKLNEVRVQELHGTDKTFLNGNLIGVCANPGEFVTHLRNMRRSNKIDRQVEIKRDMQHKEVRVFSDAGRILRPLLIVENLKSMTTIKQKNGSYSFQELVDKNIIELIGVEEEEDIRCACAIRDLFSGDNEEGFLYYTHCELDPSFLLGLSCGIIPFANHNNARRVLMQAEKLSQQAIGYSSTNSQYRVDTLFHQMYYPQKPLFKTVVADCIGKSDHNFGEEDDFTRPENFPYFNGQNAIVSISVHQGFNQEDSLVFNRGSLERGMFRTQHFKSYKTQIENKEVTRRLKYREKIDFGKTQSKRGRVDSLDIDGLPYIGASLQSGDIVIGKVSESGEDHSMKLMHTEKGMVEKVVLSANDDGKNSAVVTLRQVRSPCVGDKFASMHGQKGVVGLLDSQENFPFTFQGIVPDIVINPHGFPTRQTPGQLLEAALGKGIALGGMTRYATPFTTPSVDVITEQLHKAGFSRWGGESVLNGQNGERMQSLVFMGPAFYQRLHHMAVDKVKLRNTGPVHPLTRQPVEDKKRFGGVKFGEMERDCLLAHGATANVHERLFRVSDLSEMHICQACQRVANVILRSEGGKKVHGPYCGFCKSAENILRVNVPYGASLLYKELFCMGICLKFETEVI, from the exons ATGGAAGAGCCGCAAGCGAATGACCTGCAGTCACCAAATGGGTCAGATATCGAGTTGGATGTCGTGGATTTCATAGCTTTGGATTACGACGGAGACGCAAAGTGCCATATAAAACAGGATGCAAAAGGGGAGCAACAGCCACTTGCTGATGCTGATGGAGGGCTGTCTCCTATGAATGTGGATTTGAAAGGAATACCATCTTTGGAAGATGAAAGGGAAGTAATGTCTTCTTCGGACCCATGTGTGCAAGCCCCAATTGACTTCAATGTTGCAACCTTGGAGAAGTTCTGCAAAGAAGCAGCAAGATCATTCTTCAGCGAAACTGGACTAGTCAGCCATCAGATAAATTCCTACAATGACTTCATCTCCCATGGACTCCAAGAGCTCATTGATTCTGTAGGGGAAATTACTGTTGAGCCTGATTATGATCCTTCAAAGAAAgcagaagcaggtgcttgGAGGCATGCAACCATCAAGTTTGGTAGAGTGAAGTTTGAGGAGCCGGTGTTTTGGGTTGAAGACACCGAACTCGATGAGCACACGCTCAAACTGAAGCCTAAACATGCTCGCCTCCAGAACATGACATACTCTTCTAAGATGTTTGTAGAAATGACTGTTCAG GTTTATTCACTCATGCAAAGCGACAAATCAAAAATCGGAAAGAATCCATATATCCAGAAGAGAGATATATTGAATGAAACTAAATGGGTCAGCATTGGTAGGTTACCTGTCATGGTGAAGTCAAATTTGTGCTGGCTGCATAAACTTCAGAAAACTGACTGCCAGTTCGATTATGGTGGATACTTTCTAATCAAAGGAATGGAAAAG GCCTTTGTTGCTGAAGAGCAGAGATGCTTATCCAGGATTTGGATCAAGGACCACCCCAGCTGGGACGCCTCTTACATGTCTCAAAACAAACGAGAAAGAATTTATGTTAAGCTTGTTCAGTCTGAAGAGAGTCATGGTTTGCGCAAACTCGTTAGATTGTTCTTCTTGGGTGCAACTATGCCAATATGGATAATGTTTTTTGCACTAGGTGTATCATCAGATAAGGAAGCTTTTGATATGATTGACATACAAGATTGCGATGCTTCTTTGGTCAACATAATATCAGCAACTATAAAGGAATCTGATGAACAATGTGAAGGCTTCCGCAGAGGAGGTAGAGCCCGCCAATATGTTGAtgagtttataaaaaaaacaaagtttcCGCCAGAACAATCCTTTGATGGGTATGTTGGTAGGTATATGTTTCCTGGTGATGTCAGTGACAATAGGAGCAAAGCATTTTTCTTGGGTTACATGGTGAAATGTCTGCTAATGGCGTACTCTGGCCATAGAAAATGTGACGATAGGGCGAACTTCCGTAACAAGAGGCTAGATCTAGCATGCCAGCTGCTTCGTAGAGAACTTTGGGTGCATCTTAGACATGCACAGAGACGTATGGTCAAGATCATGCAAAGGCATTTGAGTGGTGATGGTGACTTGCAAGTTCTTGATCATTATGTGGATACGTCAATTGTTACCAATGGTCTGAACCGTGCCTTCTCCACCGGTTCCTGGTGCCATCCATATAAATATGAAAGGTGCTCAGGAATTGTTGGAAACCTTAGGAGAACAAATCCACTTCAAATGATGTCCGACTTGAGGAAGACACGGCAGTTGTCTGCTTATTTTGGAAATGCTGGAGATGCTAGATATCC GAATCCATCTTACTGGGGTAAGTTGTGTTTTTTGTCCACTCCTGATGGTGAAAAATGTGGATTTGTGAAAAACCTAGCTGTTACTGCTGTGGTCAGCTCTGTGATGCGGAAGCCCTTGATGGActtatttgtttcttgtggAATGAAGAAACTGAATGAAGTTCGTGTACAAGAGCTTCATGGTACAGACAAGACCTTCTTGAATGGAAATTTGATTGGAGTGTGTGCAAATCCAGGTGAATTTGTTACGCATCTAAGGAATATGAGACGTAGCAATAAAATAGATCGACAG GTGGAAATCAAAAGGGACATGCAACATAAAGAAGTTCGTGTCTTTTCTGATGCAGGGAGAATCCTAAGACCACTTCTTATAGTTGAAAATCTTAAAAGCATGACAACTATAAAGCAGAAGAATGGATCATACTCATTTCAGGAACTTGTGGATAAAAATATAATTGAGCTGATTGGTgttgaagaggaggaggatatCCGATGTGCTTGTGCAATTAGGGATCTCTTTTCAGGAGACAACGAAGAGGGTTTTTTGTACTATACTCATTGTGAACTTGATCCTTCTTTCTTGCTAGGGTTGAGTTGTGGTATCATTCCCTTTGCCAACCACAATAATGCTCGGAGGGTTTTGATGCAAGCTGAAAAGCTATCACAACAGGCTATTGGCTACTCGTCTACAAATTCTCAGTACAGAGTTGATACCCTTTTTCATCAAATGTACTATCCACAGAAACCCCTGTTCAAAACTGTAGTGGCCGACTGTATTGGTAAGAGCGACCACAActttggagaagaagatgacttTACTAGACCAGAAAATTTCCCATATTTCAATGGCCAAAATGCAATAGTCTCAATCAGTGTTCATCAGGGTTTTAACCAAGAAGACTCCCTGGTATTTAATAGGGGTTCTTTAGAGCGTGGCATGTTTCGGACACAACATTTCAAGAGCTATAAAACACAGATAGAAAACAAAGAGGTGACCAGGCGACTCAAATACAGGGAGAAAATTGATTTTGGAAAAACGCAAAGCAAGAGAGGCCGGGTTGACAGTCTGGATATCGATGGCTTACCATATATTGGAGCAAGCCTTCAAAGTGGTGACATTGTCATCGGGAAGGTCTCAGAGTCTGGTGAAGATCATAGCATGAAGCTTATGCATACTGAAAAAGGGATGGTGGAGAAGGTAGTTCTTTCAGCCAATGATGATGGGAAGAACTCTGCAGTTGTTACTCTAAGACAG GTTCGCTCACCTTGCGTTGGAGACAAGTTTGCAAGTATGCATGGACAGAAAGGAGTTGTTGGTCTTTTGGATTCTCAAGAGAACTTCCCATTTACTTTCCAAGGAATAGTTCCAGATATTGTGATAAATCCGCACGGCTTTCCCACTCGTCAAACTCCTGGTCAGCTGCTTGAAGCTGCGTTGGGTAAGGGGATTGCCCTTGGTGGGATGACCCGATATGCAACACCATTTACCACTCCATCTGTTGACGTGATCACAGAACAATTGCACAA AGCTGGTTTTTCAAGGTGGGGAGGTGAGAGCGTTCTGAATGGACAAAATGGTGAAAGGATGCAATCCTTGGTGTTCATGGGGCCAGCCTTCTACCAGAGGCTGCACCACATGGCCGTCGACAAGGTGAAGTTACGCAACACCGGGCCAGTGCACCCACTCACGAGGCAGCCAGTCGAGGACAAGAAAAGGTTCGGCGGAGTCAAGTTTGGGGAGATGGAGCGCGACTGCCTCCTCGCACACGGTGCCACCGCCAACGTCCACGAGCGGCTGTTCAGGGTCAGCGACCTCTCCGAAATGCACATCTGCCAGGCATGTCAGCGAGTCGCAAATGTGATTCTGAGGTCCGAAGGGGGGAAGAAGGTCCATGGCCCCTACTGTGGGTTCTGCAAGTCCGCAGAGAACATACTCCGGGTCAACGTGCCTTATGGCGCAAGCCTCCTGTACAAGGAGCTCTTCTGCATGGGGATCTGCCTCAAGTTCGAGACTGAAGTGATATAG